The bacterium genome has a window encoding:
- a CDS encoding histidine phosphatase family protein translates to MLTTIYLIRHGECEGNREGLFRGRFNYPLNEQGIEQARSLATELMNVPLDAVYTSPLTRAYQTAEIVCQGRSIAPIIEEGFNNIYLGAWEGKPKSEVEKEQPHEFRLWRTEPEKLRMEGAETLDLVQKRAVSSLIRITGERRGGGFAVVTHRAVLKPLIAGLLGIPEPYFWKLTPETASYSIVEHTDERGFSLVLFNQTRHLKAFIREDV, encoded by the coding sequence ATGCTCACAACAATCTACCTTATCCGGCATGGGGAATGTGAAGGCAACCGCGAAGGACTTTTCCGCGGACGCTTCAACTATCCCTTGAACGAGCAGGGAATTGAGCAGGCACGCTCGCTCGCGACAGAACTCATGAACGTGCCGCTCGACGCCGTGTACACGAGCCCCTTAACGCGCGCGTACCAGACCGCCGAGATCGTTTGTCAAGGCCGCTCCATCGCGCCAATCATCGAGGAAGGCTTCAACAACATCTACCTTGGCGCGTGGGAAGGCAAGCCCAAGTCGGAGGTCGAGAAGGAACAGCCTCACGAATTCAGGCTCTGGCGCACCGAGCCTGAAAAGCTCCGCATGGAGGGCGCCGAGACGCTCGACTTGGTTCAAAAAAGAGCCGTCTCATCCCTGATCCGCATCACAGGAGAAAGAAGGGGAGGAGGGTTCGCGGTCGTCACACACCGAGCGGTGCTCAAACCCTTGATTGCCGGCCTGCTCGGTATCCCCGAACCCTATTTCTGGAAGCTTACGCCGGAAACGGCTTCATACTCAATAGTAGAACATACGGATGAGAGGGGGTTCTCTCTTGTTCTTTTCAATCAAACCAGGCACCTTAAAGCGTTTATCCGCGAAGACGTATAA